A window of Candidatus Omnitrophota bacterium contains these coding sequences:
- the acs gene encoding acetate--CoA ligase produces the protein MEQFKTEVDDLLQETRVFESPQVFKVHANVKTDALDRQAAADRVAFWEQCALRLEWFKKWDKPLIWEKPFAQWFVGGKLNASYNCLDRHIKANLGKKTAFLWEGENGDERVLTYENVYLEVNKLANAMKALGIKKGDRVAVYLPMVPEVVFTMLACSRIGAVHTVVFGGFSADALRDRINDAQARLLITADGGYRRGSVVDLKTTADMALTQTPGIQDVIVVARTKQDVPMKEGRDHWYHDVVRDVSAYCAPEPMDSEDILFILYTSGTTGKPKGIIHTTGGYMTGVCNTTRWVFDLKPNDVFWCTADVGWVTGHSYIVYGPMANAATQIIYEGAPDFPKRDRFWKIIEKYKVTILYTAPTAIRAFMKWGVEWPRGCDLSSLRLLGSVGEPINPEAWIWYYEQIGRGKCPIVDTWWQTETGSIMITTLPGLNIMKPGCAGRPLPGIEAEILNEDGDIIPEGGGFLSITSPWPSMLRGIWGDPGRYQQTYWDKWQGRSYFAGDGTKRDKDGYFWFLGRVDDIMLVAGHNIATAEVESALVDHPMVAEAAVVGVKDDLKGQAIVAFVILKEVHQPSVEAQEVLKNHVVQKIGGIARPKQIIFTADVPKTRSGKIMRRLLKDVAEGRVMGDITTLADISVIASLKEKYDET, from the coding sequence ATGGAGCAATTTAAGACCGAAGTTGACGACCTTTTGCAGGAAACCCGCGTTTTTGAATCTCCCCAGGTCTTTAAGGTCCACGCCAACGTAAAAACCGACGCTCTCGACCGGCAAGCCGCGGCCGACCGCGTCGCTTTTTGGGAACAATGCGCTTTGCGCCTGGAGTGGTTCAAAAAATGGGACAAACCGCTCATCTGGGAAAAACCGTTCGCGCAATGGTTCGTCGGCGGAAAACTCAACGCCAGTTATAACTGTCTTGACCGGCACATCAAGGCCAATCTGGGCAAAAAGACCGCGTTCTTATGGGAAGGGGAAAACGGCGATGAGCGTGTCCTGACCTATGAGAATGTTTATCTTGAGGTCAATAAACTCGCCAACGCGATGAAGGCCTTAGGGATCAAAAAGGGTGACCGCGTGGCCGTTTATTTGCCGATGGTCCCCGAGGTTGTTTTTACCATGCTGGCCTGCAGCCGCATCGGCGCCGTGCATACCGTGGTCTTTGGGGGTTTCAGCGCGGATGCTTTGCGTGACCGCATCAATGATGCCCAGGCCAGATTATTGATCACCGCCGACGGCGGTTATCGCCGGGGAAGCGTGGTTGATCTGAAAACCACCGCGGACATGGCTTTGACGCAAACACCCGGCATCCAGGATGTGATCGTGGTCGCCCGTACCAAGCAGGACGTTCCCATGAAAGAGGGACGCGACCATTGGTATCATGACGTGGTCCGCGATGTTTCAGCGTATTGCGCGCCGGAACCCATGGACAGCGAGGACATCCTGTTCATCCTTTATACGTCCGGGACAACGGGCAAGCCCAAAGGCATCATCCACACCACCGGCGGATACATGACCGGCGTATGCAATACGACGCGCTGGGTGTTTGACCTTAAGCCCAATGATGTTTTCTGGTGCACCGCGGATGTCGGGTGGGTGACCGGGCATAGTTATATTGTGTACGGCCCCATGGCCAATGCCGCCACCCAGATCATTTACGAAGGCGCGCCGGACTTTCCCAAACGCGACCGGTTCTGGAAGATCATTGAAAAATATAAGGTGACGATCTTGTATACGGCGCCGACCGCCATCCGCGCCTTTATGAAATGGGGCGTTGAATGGCCCAGGGGCTGTGACCTGTCGTCTTTGCGTTTGCTGGGAAGTGTCGGCGAGCCCATTAACCCCGAGGCCTGGATCTGGTATTACGAACAGATCGGCCGCGGCAAATGCCCCATCGTGGACACCTGGTGGCAGACCGAGACCGGAAGCATCATGATCACGACCCTGCCGGGCTTGAACATCATGAAACCCGGTTGCGCGGGCAGGCCTTTGCCGGGCATTGAGGCCGAGATCCTGAATGAAGACGGCGATATCATCCCCGAGGGCGGCGGATTCTTAAGCATTACGAGCCCGTGGCCGTCCATGCTGCGCGGCATTTGGGGCGACCCCGGGCGTTATCAGCAGACCTATTGGGACAAATGGCAGGGCAGGTCCTATTTCGCCGGTGACGGGACCAAGCGCGACAAGGACGGGTATTTCTGGTTTTTGGGACGGGTGGATGATATCATGCTGGTGGCCGGGCATAATATCGCGACAGCGGAAGTGGAGAGTGCTCTGGTGGACCACCCGATGGTCGCCGAGGCCGCGGTGGTCGGGGTCAAGGATGACTTAAAAGGCCAGGCCATTGTGGCGTTTGTCATCTTAAAGGAAGTCCATCAACCGTCGGTGGAGGCCCAGGAGGTCTTAAAAAACCATGTCGTGCAGAAGATCGGGGGCATTGCGCGGCCCAAACAGATCATTTTTACGGCGGATGTGCCCAAGACCCGCAGCGGCAAGATCATGCGGCGCTTATTGAAGGACGTGGCCGAAGGCCGCGTGATGGGCGACATCACCACCCTCGCCGACATCAGCGTCATTGCTTCATTGAAAGAAAAATATGATGAAACTTAG
- a CDS encoding superoxide dismutase family protein — MFLSVILFCASSSWAATATAVIAGTTSGSNVSGEVLLSERNGGVNIEAVVNNLPPGKHGFHIHEKGSCADSGKAAGGHFNPDHVVHGDMAKDGIEHAHPGDMGNIEANAKGKGILKVFLPGVSLMEGKYLIVGKSMIVHAKEDDFSQPTGNAGDRIGCGVITSVEEKE, encoded by the coding sequence TTGTTTTTATCGGTAATATTATTTTGTGCATCTTCATCCTGGGCTGCCACGGCCACGGCCGTTATCGCAGGCACGACGTCAGGGTCCAATGTTTCTGGAGAGGTTTTATTGAGTGAACGCAATGGCGGAGTGAATATCGAAGCGGTGGTGAACAATTTGCCGCCTGGTAAGCATGGTTTTCATATCCATGAGAAAGGCAGCTGCGCGGATTCCGGCAAGGCCGCGGGCGGCCATTTTAATCCTGATCATGTTGTGCATGGTGACATGGCCAAGGACGGGATCGAGCATGCCCATCCCGGGGACATGGGCAATATCGAGGCCAACGCCAAAGGCAAGGGGATCCTGAAGGTATTCCTGCCCGGTGTTTCTTTGATGGAAGGCAAATACCTCATTGTCGGGAAATCCATGATCGTGCACGCCAAGGAAGATGATTTCAGCCAGCCCACGGGTAATGCCGGCGATCGTATCGGCTGCGGCGTTATCACATCCGTTGAAGAAAAAGAATAA
- a CDS encoding exodeoxyribonuclease III codes for MRLISWNVNGIRAIEKKRFFEWMAGESPDILCLQETKAHPEQLTEKFIKPDGYCSFWSSAAKKGYSGVAIYSKKQPQSVVQGFGVKEFDSEGRTLIADYGDFVLFNIYYPNGGAGNKRVPFKMRFYDAFLKKAEALRKRGRKIIITGDVNTAHTAIDLARPKENAKNTGFLPEEREWVSKFIACGYVDTFRHFNKEPGHYTWWDYYTGARARDVGWRIDYFFVTKNVLPALKKAFILKDVLGSDHCPVGIELA; via the coding sequence ATGCGCCTGATCTCCTGGAACGTCAACGGCATCCGCGCGATCGAAAAAAAAAGGTTTTTTGAATGGATGGCCGGGGAGTCGCCGGATATTTTGTGTTTGCAGGAAACCAAGGCCCATCCTGAACAATTGACGGAAAAATTCATTAAGCCCGATGGATATTGTTCTTTCTGGTCGTCTGCCGCAAAAAAAGGGTACAGCGGTGTCGCGATCTACAGCAAGAAACAGCCCCAAAGTGTTGTGCAGGGGTTTGGGGTCAAAGAGTTTGACAGCGAAGGCCGCACGCTGATCGCGGATTACGGGGATTTTGTTCTTTTTAATATTTATTATCCTAACGGCGGGGCCGGCAATAAGCGCGTGCCTTTTAAGATGCGTTTCTACGATGCGTTCTTAAAGAAAGCCGAAGCCCTGCGTAAGCGCGGCCGGAAGATCATCATCACCGGGGATGTCAACACCGCGCATACCGCGATCGACCTGGCCCGGCCCAAGGAGAACGCCAAAAATACGGGGTTCTTGCCCGAAGAGCGCGAATGGGTCAGCAAGTTCATTGCCTGCGGGTATGTGGATACGTTCCGTCATTTTAACAAGGAGCCGGGACATTATACGTGGTGGGATTATTACACCGGGGCCCGGGCCCGCGACGTCGGCTGGCGCATTGATTATTTTTTTGTCACCAAAAATGTGTTACCCGCCTTAAAAAAGGCGTTTATATTAAAGGATGTTTTAGGGTCCGACCATTGTCCGGTGGGTATCGAATTGGCGTAG
- a CDS encoding YbhB/YbcL family Raf kinase inhibitor-like protein, which yields MMKLRTVTPECFSRGSSALMFAICLIFPLFVHADEKLKFAIVSPAFTDNGGFPVKFTCHGSDTNPPLELKNIPLKTKSIALTLHDPDAPEGVWVHWVVYNIKPDTRSIPENTVPGRELFNDFGKYNYRGPCPVNEKEHHYIFRVYALDEIMTDVNEGATMKDLEKAIRGHILAQAQLTGVYRKPVW from the coding sequence ATGATGAAACTTAGAACTGTCACCCCCGAATGCTTTAGTCGGGGGTCCAGCGCGTTGATGTTTGCGATCTGTCTTATTTTTCCGTTGTTTGTCCACGCGGATGAAAAGTTGAAATTCGCGATTGTCAGCCCCGCGTTCACGGACAACGGGGGATTTCCGGTCAAATTCACCTGCCACGGTTCGGACACCAACCCGCCTTTGGAATTGAAGAATATTCCGTTAAAGACCAAAAGCATTGCCTTGACCCTGCATGACCCTGACGCGCCGGAAGGGGTATGGGTGCATTGGGTGGTTTATAATATCAAACCCGACACAAGATCCATCCCGGAGAATACAGTGCCGGGCAGGGAACTGTTCAATGATTTTGGTAAATACAATTATCGCGGCCCATGTCCGGTCAATGAAAAAGAACATCATTATATTTTCCGCGTTTACGCCCTGGATGAGATCATGACGGATGTCAATGAAGGTGCCACCATGAAAGACCTGGAAAAAGCCATCCGCGGGCACATCCTCGCCCAGGCCCAGTTGACGGGCGTCTACCGCAAACCTGTCTGGTAA